CATGGGCACCTAGAGCTTGCCTGCCCCAATGCCAGATGTCTGCAGTCCGGGGCTTGCAACCTTACCAAAACTAAGCTGATCATTTTCTCCCCAACCATCGCTTCATTGCCATATACATCCTAGTGAAAAGACAACCCCACCATCCCACTGCAGTCTTTCCAACGCTCTGTGGTAAGGACAGCTCTGCCGTTACATTGCTCCAATCCATAGTGCTTTGTGTCTATGTAAACAGCAATAGGGGCATTGATcccttttagtatattgtataatttattatgtttgctctgtcaaatcatatttgttcCTAATACCATAGTCATTGAttctttgaataaaattttaaaactcttttcaaatctcatttcacCTTGCGTAataatttcacaatcaatactatttgagaacaaataaaatattttttttcttatttaactaAGGTGATGGGTCCTCTTTTAATCACTAAACACctatatataattcatgttatatTCAATATCTTCCCATTTGTTACCCTTTATTTAGAAGACATGCAGTCAGGATCAAAGTAtagtattttctatataagatagctaagtgatctcaagtctaaaaaTGATTTACAGAATTCTCACGTGAGCCTTTCATTAGACACAAGTGATTTCtttatatgaaattctcatgTGGGACAATTTAGTGTAAGTGTTATCAAACAAGCATCTACATATTATTTTCAGGTATCCCTTATACCATAACTTATAAATAACTGCtctttttcataaagaaaagaacataatatgtattaatCTTAATGACTCTAAttaatatctaattttaatAGAGCATCAACCATGAATATTTAGGTAGTGTTtggttgttattgttttagGATTAAGGCAACAATAACATCAAGGGGAGTGAATTAAGTGTTGCACTAATTATGTTAAATAATGCAAATAAGCACATTAAGCACATATAGCGCaataactaataatataattgaagtGCTTGAAGTAAAGAGATAAGGAAATAGATATTGTAAACTCGGTTTTTAACATGGTTCGACTAGCCTATATCCATACATCAAGTACCAACCATACTTGGGTATTGTACTCTTTTACTAATCCAAGTGAAAGATACGATACCATTGATGAATCCATACCAAGCAATTACATCACTTGAAGATGTTCcctcttcaagatttttctctTGGTGACAATACCTCACTAATGCCAAGAGTTTATTCAAACTCTCAATGCATGATCAAATATGATTTTGTAGCCTTTATCATATAATTGACTAATACTTTGGAAATTATGTTTTAGATTTTCACAAGAAACACCTTTTCTATTGAGGGAGAAGATTTACCTCTAATAGTGTTAACTCCAATGACCTTTCCTTTTAAGTTGTCTCCAGATGTGACTTGAAAACATTGATCTTGCTTATGCTTGAAAACAATGAATCATCTTTGGTTATATGTCTTGAGCAAGCACTATTCAAGGACTATAAGTGCAATGTTCTCCTCcacttcatcatcattatcatcatcaacaagGCATATGATTTTGAATGCCAAATTTTTACTTGGCTTCTCTTCTAGTCCTTGCTTTTCTATGGTTATTTTATGAGTCATTAGTGAACCAATGAGCTTTTCCAATGGAAGTTTGGTGAGATCTTTAACTTCTCAAATTGCCATCACCTTTTCTTCCTAAGACTTTGGCAAGGACCTAAGAACTTTGCTCATAATATGAACATTAGTTTAAGTCCTACCAAGAGCATCTAAACTATTAGTGATAGTTGTCATTATGGTAAATCTACTAGTTATAGATTCATTTGGAAGCATTTTGAATAACTCATATTAATGTACAAGCATATCAATTTTGAATTCTTTAACTTGATTAATACTTTTATGAGTTACTTCTAAAGCATGTCATATATCATGACTATAAGTGCAATGTTCTCCTCcacttcatcatcattatcatcatcaacaagGCATATGATTTTGAATGCCAAATTTTTACTTGGCTTCTCTTCTAGTCCTTGCTTTTCTATGGTTATTTTATGAGTCATTAGTGAACCAATGAGCTTTTCCAATGGAAGTTTGGTGAGATCTTTAACTTCTCAAATTGCCATCACCTTTTCTTCCTAAGACTTTGGCAAGGACCTAAGAACTTTGCTCATAATATGAACATTAGTTTAAGTCCTACCAAGAGCATCTAAACTATTAGTGATAGTTGTCATTATGGTAAATCTACTAGTTATAGATTCATTTGGAAGCATTTTGAATAACTCATATTAATGTACAAGCATATCAATTTTGAATTCTTTAACTTGATTAATACTTTTATGAGTTACTTCTAAAGCATGTCATATATCCCTAGCATTTTTACAAGATGATATTCTATTAAACTCACTTCTACTTAAAGCATATTACAAGGTGTTCATAGCTTTAGCATACATAGAAAACAACTTCTTATCACTGTTGGTATACTCACTTCTAGGTTTATAAATTtccatatcattttaaattttagtaggCTTGTGAGGTTCATTTTCAATAGATAGCTATAAATCATAATCAATAGATTTAAGATATATAATCATCCCAATAGACATAATCATTGCTATCAAAGAAGGGTGGCCTAGAGGTAGATGCTCCATTTTGAACATTATAGCTAGTGGTTGCTATTCTATTCAAGTCTAagcaaacttatatatatatatatatatgtattagaACTAAGttttgataccaattgttgttCTAGGATTAAGGCAACAATAACAGTTAAGGGGGTTGAATTAGGTGTTGcactaattatatcaaataatgtAAATAAACACATTGAGCACATATAACATAATaaccaacaatataattaaagtgcTTAAAGTAAAGAGATAAGAAAAGAGATTGCAAACTCGGTTTTTAACATGGTTCAACAAGCCTACATCCACACCCCAAGAATCAACCGTACTTAGGTATTGTACTATTTTACCAATCCAAGTGAAAGATACAATGATCTTAATGAATCCACACTAAGCAATTACACCACTTGAAGATGTTCcctcttcaagatttttctctTGGTGACAATACCTTACTAATGCCAAGAGTTTATCCAAACTCATAAgtgtttataattatgatttttttacaacaaGATTAACTCTTTCAAAGAGTAGATTATACAATTGAAATCTAAAATCTTTATAACTCACTCAATAATACTTAGAATGATTGAAACTGTGTAAGTGTAATGAGTGTGAGATTTTATACTCCTGTGCTagaagataaatatttaataaagcaTAACTTGTAGTATGTTACGATTGATGATTtctagttgatttttattttggaatagCTTTTATATCATGTACGTTCAaaatctctctttaattttgCATAAAAGAGAGCTATAtatacatttctaaaaaaactagttatttaTAGCTATTGGAATGCCTCTGATGACTAAAGTTGTCGATTGGCACCATATCATTTGATTGACCAATTCCTACAAAATTCTCAGGTATTCATCATGGAAAGCGGTcgattaattcaatttaaaacttattttggaAATTTTAAACATGGTGAAACTTGAATTGATTAAATGTATGTCAATCTTATTTATGCAAGTAATGGAAAATGTGTGAGTTCATTTTAGTTTGTTATTGAgtaagatataaagatttaaCAATAAGCATTAAAATGAATCCTTAAGAAATAAGTTCACTTTCTTTGCATCTTGGACTTGTTGATGGATTTCTTAATTCAATTACTTATACTTGTTGATGTGATATTCATATAGACATGTTTGAACTTAATCTCATTCAAGCATATCATTAGTCCATTTTCAATGAATTGTTataatcaaaatacataaaatattaacattgtCCCCAATGGAATTGTCATTTCGTCACACATAGAGGCACGATGATGATGGGTTGTGAGATTCCCCATATAGTTGTTTGGTTTAGAGTCGTTAGAAAATCCAAAATCTTCTATCCACACCGGAATCAGAATTATTAAAACCACACAGAACGACCGCAACTTATTGAATGGAAATAATATGGCTGATTCCTTTGAGAAGTAGCAACTTGTTGGTgctaaagaagaagagaatgacgAGCGCCTCCTAAGATTGATTGTCTGGCTTATTGGAAGCCGAActatctgtaaaaaaaaatagaggactCTTGCTTGATTACAAAGGATACACATGGTAACGccaaaagaaagagaaacaaCAAATTTCCTATAATGTTAAAAAGGCAAACAATATTTCCTAACTTTTACTCATGATTTGTTGCTTCTGGCATATTCCTATTGTATTAGTCTTTGCTCTCAATTGGTTAACAACACAAGGAATTATATAGGAAAGAACATTTGAACGggaatgaagaaaataattcatcaacCAATATGAGTGCACGCATATCaagagaaggaagagaaaaggaatCAAAATCTCTTGAGATTGGtccataaatttttaattttgactatcatattttatttcacaataagatttatttatttattatgaaaatataatatgatcaaataaattttagtcGAAAATATAAAACCATCTCAACTATATTTTTTGAGACATGCCCACTTGTTTCGAAAGTAAGTGAACTTATCTCAAGAGAGCATCtgtagaaacacaaattttctaccaatcaaatttcatcatgtgttattttattttttaaaaaagaaagaataaaattaaattaaaatatatgacatgaaaaataaatgagctttcatatattttttggctaatgaaaagttgacacttgggataaaatattcaagatatcttgtcataaatgCAAGATCCTGTCAATAAATattaaccaataaaattatgccaTGTGGCATTGGAAAAGGACATGAGAGCTCCTAcagatctctataaatagaggcctcaacctagagagagaaaaaaaaacaaaaagaggatTCTAAGAGCTACAAATTTCCTTTAAGACAAGCTCTTCAAGCAAGGAAACTCTTTCAAAAGTTCTCAAGCCTCCTTCATCTACGCTtgaaatctataaaaaataaaactctgtTGGATTAAGCTTAAACGCCCTATAAGAGTTCTTTAATaacactttgaagacaaatcaaaaGTACTCTTTAAAGCATCAAATCATTAAATCTCGCTTCGCAATACATGCTCAAATTTGTGTTCTTACGAAGCATAAATCTTAGCTTGAtttctcaaataaatcaagtcaccatacaTCAAATCCAAGGAAAGAATCAAAtgattgttttattcttttgaaaaaatacttATATAGAGATTTTACCCggtcatatatttaataaaatcatatatttgtatacgtgtgcttgtttaatttaatgTGATTAAAATTGTGtctacataattattttatttaaatgatgtgaaattataaataaattaataaatttacaagagaaaaattatatttttgtgaaTGTTTATATATTGGGAGCTTGCATatgttacaaaagaaaaaataaatgttttaaagtCTAGGTAAAGTTGTTATGTGAACTTGGCAAGAATATGAACTTTGAGTTAAATACTAGTAAtgttaaataacaaattattttgtttcagtttaattgttttaaaaaatatattgacacataattaaataaagatgTTATATAACATATTATGTTGcgagattatatttttttttccacgctttaaaagtaattgaattgatttttgatcCGGTAAGGAGGGTAGCACGGACACTGGAACTAGTGAAAGAAAGCTGCAGGGAATTTATCAAACCAGAATCATAAATACTATTAGAACAAACACAAGGAAAACAAGATAGATTGACACAAACTCCTTCGTGCCATCAATCTTAGAAACAGGAAAGGAAAAGCCAGACGAGCATAGATAGGTATAGATAAATAGATAGATCGACAGTACTCAAACTAGACATTTGAAGCAATTTTGTCCATGATGTTTGCCAGGACATTGTTGGACTCCCTCAGCAACTTGATGCTCACATTCAGCTTCTCACGCTTAGCAGCTACAGCTGGAGATTCCTCTAACATTCTTTCTATCGCACCATCATGTCTACCGACAAGCTGCTGGACGATCTCCTCTTCCATTTCCTTGTTCACAAGATTTCGAGCACAGAACTGCAAATGCAGAGCCATAAAATCAACCAACCTCCTCAAAACAATTTTCCAGTAAGCAGTCATTCTCATTTTCAAGTCGAAAGCTTGAAGCAAAACATGCTGCTCATACCCCCTGAGACCTGCAATTGGAACCTCTCCCAAACCTTCGATCTTGAATGGAGCAACGTCCAAATTTTCCAGGACATCACGCGTGAAATCATGCTGTTGAGCCATGAGCTTGTTCCAGTCATTCATGTATTCAGGATTACTCGTATAATCTGTCAGTTTCTCCATTTGAACAATCTCTGTGACCCAATTTCTAGAATGCTCTTTCATTCTTGCTATGAGACTATGGCTTGCTCGTCGGGTGGATAGCTGAAGCTGGTGGTAGTTTTCCGAGTGATGCATCAAAACAGATATGACCACACCTTCAATGTAAGTCCACACTTTCTCAACAAAGGCAACTGGTATGTGCGATaccttttcaacctttttcTGCAGGATAGGAAGGAAGGTGGTGCGGGGAAGGAAATTTGGCAATTCAATCCCTTTGGCTTCCTCCAAAACCTGAATCTCATCCATCAGAAAATTCCCTGTAAGGTCATTTTCAGAGCACTTATGAAGTTCACCTGAGTATTGGTTGAGCATTTCAACCAATCTGGCAGTGCaatgcatatttttatcttctAGATACTCATCATACTCTCCTCTCACAATGATCTTGTTTAGCGACTCTTTGGCGGATCCAACAATGCCCATGAAAGTTGTGAGGGCTTCACCAACCGAGGACAAAGTCTTAGGCATCCTGTTCAGTTCCGAGATACTTGCATTCAGCTTTTCATTAATCTTCCTCACTATCTCTGGCAAGCATCTTGCTATAATAGTTGCTTGaatttgaaccagtttttgtGCCAAAACTGGGATGCCCACCATGGATTTATCAATCTTGGATAGAAGAGGATGATTTTCAAACAAGTCAGCTTCTTCCTTGCGTGCTTCCTTGTAAGATTCATCACCAATACGATTTCTCACACAGACATAGCACAGACCTATATTCACATCATCAGCCGTAACCTTCTCAAGCAGTCCTTCTGGAGCTCTGTCTGCTTTGGTGACCACGGCGAGAGTCCTCTCACCATTCTTATCCACTTTCTGTGACATCCTAATAGATTCACAAGTGGTAAAATCAACAGTTGCAGACAAAACATTAAGGATAATACTCTCTTCAGGCCTTATGTACTCCATAATGATACTCTCTTCAGGCCTTAtgtttccgtcggtaaatccgtcggtaattattttaaaaacatttaaaaataaaattcattttataaaattataaaataattaaattaacataaatcaacattgtataatatatactcaaaatacttggaaaaaagaataagaaaatcaactcaaacaaatttgcaaaaaataaataaaacaaaaaattaattcaactaaaaaaattcatatgaaaaaaatgaagttgcaattgctaaaaatttaaaaatcctataaataaatcaactaaaaattgatctcatatgaaaaaaaaaaatctcacaagaacatttatacaattattaagaacaaaatcaattaaaattaaataaaaaacaattatagtgaaaaatcatgaaaaaataagaaaaaagaaagatcttaccttaatatacttgcaagtgaagctaaggaaaaaaatatttgtgaagcatattaattaaaaaaaactaagaggataaaagaagaaagaagaagaagacatacccgagcatggaggaaaagagaaggagacgaggagagaaaagaagagaaagaaatagatattgatgttttttacatatagtgaagaagaagaagaagaagaagtagaagtagaagaagaagaagaagaagaagaagaagaagaagtagaagtagtagaagaagaaaaagaaataatgagtctgtttcttgtgaaataagcggattgAGGTAttttattggggcgcgttaccgacggatttaccgacggataatttaatattaatattttttaattattccgtcggtaattccgtcggtaatatttaatttaaatttttaatttcgtaAAACgttttcagaaaccgccaaaaattaccaatgatttttcaatccgtcggtgattccgtctgtaatatttaaatgaaatttttaaatcaattgaattttttcataaaaccgccaaaacacgccgacaaattttcaatccgtcggtgattttgtccgtaaagtaaaacaattaacagtgcaattggaagatgaacagttctggagctctctataaaataccaacggaatttttccgtcggtaattccatttgtaattgacatgatgaacagtgttcacagtttactaacggatttaccgacggaaacattccgtcggtaattccgttggtaaaaaacTGACACgtcatcttttgttttttgctttgttttaattttttttcccacggtaattccctcggtatataccgagggaatctttccgtcggtaaaatccctcggaaatatttccgttggtaaaatccctcggaaatttaccgacggaaatattccctcggtatttccgtttgtatttattgattttctggtagtgattgatttatatttgaagatcaagtataaTGTCTAGCAACATGTCATGATCCTCCAAATATTAGAATATGGTTTAATGTAGGCATCCATTGACTAGTttcttagtgtaattattatttatttatcaagaatattctaatttatatattatagcaTGCAGTATGTTTGCTctgtcaaatcatattttttcttatcaccATAGTCAtagattatttgaataaaatttttaaattcttttcaaatttcatttcatcttGCGTAAGAATTTcataatcaatactatttgagaacatttttttttaattccactaCGGTGATGAGTCCTTTTTTAATCACTAAACACCTATAAATAGTTCATGTTATATTCAATATGTTCCCATTTGTCACCCTTAGAAAACATGTAGTCAGGATTGAAGTAAAatattctctatataagatagCTTAGTAATATGAagtctaaaaattatttacagaATTCTCACTGAGCATTTCCATAGGCATAAGTGATTTCTCTATATGGAATTCTCATACGGGACAATTTAGTGTAATGTCATCTAACAAGCACCTACATGATATTTTAAGGTATCCCTTATACCTCAGTTTATGAATAACtgctttctttcataaaaaaaaacatagtataTATCAATCTATGGCTCTAATTAATATCTAGTCTTAATAGAACATACTATGATAACATGGTtgatcttcttatttttttaataatttttgaatagtagggttcttctctctttttcttttttattgcagAGTTGAATTTCTTGGTATTTCCTGATTATAGGGTTGTCCTCAAATTTCCTTATTGTAGGGTTTGGACTTAGATTCCTTGTTATCATAGAtcaaagttttttctttgtcaactaTGATTCATCAAAATCTTACTGAATTCC
This region of Populus alba chromosome 3, ASM523922v2, whole genome shotgun sequence genomic DNA includes:
- the LOC118034599 gene encoding dynamin-related protein 4C, coding for MEYIRPEESIILNVLSATVDFTTCESIRMSQKVDKNGERTLAVVTKADRAPEGLLEKVTADDVNIGLCYVCVRNRIGDESYKEARKEEADLFENHPLLSKIDKSMVGIPVLAQKLVQIQATIIARCLPEIVRKINEKLNASISELNRMPKTLSSVGEALTTFMGIVGSAKESLNKIIVRGEYDEYLEDKNMHCTARLVEMLNQYSGELHKCSENDLTGNFLMDEIQVLEEAKGIELPNFLPRTTFLPILQKKVEKVSHIPVAFVEKVWTYIEGVVISVLMHHSENYHQLQLSTRRASHSLIARMKEHSRNWVTEIVQMEKLTDYTSNPEYMNDWNKLMAQQHDFTRDVLENLDVAPFKIEGLGEVPIAGLRGYEQHVLLQAFDLKMRMTAYWKIVLRRLVDFMALHLQFCARNLVNKEMEEEIVQQLVGRHDGAIERMLEESPAVAAKREKLNVSIKLLRESNNVLANIMDKIASNV